From a region of the Bradyrhizobium guangdongense genome:
- a CDS encoding hydantoinase B/oxoprolinase family protein, which yields MSAKELDPITLDIMWGRLIAAVNEQAAALMRSSFTSIVRDAEDLSACVFDRRGRMVAQSVTGSPGHINSMATGMEHILKTFPLDTLQPGDVIITNDPWITVSQLHDITIATPVFHNGRVVALFANCCHALDIGGRGLSCDARSVYEEGLFIPIMKLHSKGEPVEAVYRLIAANVRTPDEVIGDIHAQITANEVGAKQLKSFLEEFDLADIEGVADAIVARTERAMRAAITALPNGSHPFKITIDGFDKPIEIQAKVTIKDDEVIVDYEGSSSTVDLGINVGFNYTVAYTTYGVKCAIAPDVPNNAGSFTPIRTIAAVGSILNAQHPAAVAGRHTVGHFLPSAIMGALSGILPDKVMAPGADSLWNTHISGFDKRDNQFFSYTWFSTGGTGALKGLDGLSATSYPSGVAGVPVEIIEALTPLVVRQRALRPDSGGAGEHRGGLGQTMEVEVLTEKPYLFSGMYDRCHYPAPGLYDGKSGATGSIASSNGEEVRPKLSRMLPPDTVLTLSLPGGGGFGDVKRRDREAILNDVLDGYVTPEAAKRDYGFEYTPPHK from the coding sequence ATGAGCGCCAAGGAACTGGACCCCATTACGCTCGATATCATGTGGGGGCGGCTCATTGCCGCCGTGAACGAGCAGGCCGCGGCCCTGATGCGTTCGTCCTTTACGTCCATCGTCCGGGACGCCGAAGACCTTTCTGCGTGCGTGTTCGATCGCCGCGGCCGGATGGTGGCCCAATCGGTCACGGGCTCGCCGGGGCACATCAATTCCATGGCGACAGGAATGGAACACATCTTGAAGACGTTTCCGCTGGATACGCTCCAGCCCGGGGACGTCATCATCACGAATGATCCTTGGATTACGGTCTCTCAGCTTCACGACATCACGATTGCAACGCCCGTATTCCACAATGGGCGAGTCGTTGCGCTTTTTGCAAACTGCTGTCACGCGCTCGATATCGGCGGCAGGGGGCTGTCGTGTGATGCCCGCTCCGTCTATGAGGAGGGTCTCTTCATCCCGATCATGAAGTTGCATTCGAAAGGAGAACCCGTCGAAGCCGTTTATCGGCTGATCGCGGCCAACGTGCGGACCCCCGATGAAGTGATTGGCGATATTCATGCACAGATCACCGCGAACGAAGTCGGAGCAAAGCAGCTCAAGTCTTTCCTCGAAGAGTTCGATCTTGCGGATATCGAAGGGGTGGCAGACGCCATCGTCGCGCGCACCGAAAGGGCGATGAGAGCCGCCATTACGGCTCTGCCCAACGGATCGCATCCGTTCAAGATCACCATTGACGGGTTCGACAAGCCGATCGAGATTCAGGCCAAGGTCACTATCAAGGACGATGAGGTCATCGTCGACTATGAAGGGTCTTCCTCAACGGTTGATCTCGGTATCAACGTCGGTTTCAATTATACCGTTGCTTACACCACCTATGGCGTGAAGTGCGCAATTGCGCCAGACGTGCCCAATAACGCCGGTTCGTTCACGCCGATACGCACGATCGCCGCCGTCGGGTCAATCCTCAACGCTCAGCATCCTGCTGCCGTCGCTGGCCGTCATACGGTCGGTCACTTCCTCCCTTCAGCCATCATGGGCGCGTTGTCAGGTATCCTGCCGGATAAGGTGATGGCACCCGGCGCCGACAGTCTCTGGAATACGCATATCAGCGGCTTCGATAAGCGCGACAATCAGTTCTTCTCGTACACTTGGTTCTCTACCGGCGGAACTGGCGCCCTCAAGGGACTCGATGGCCTCTCGGCCACCTCCTATCCAAGCGGTGTCGCCGGTGTGCCCGTGGAAATCATCGAAGCTTTGACGCCTCTGGTCGTACGGCAAAGAGCGCTTCGACCTGACTCCGGCGGAGCCGGCGAACATCGTGGTGGCTTGGGCCAGACAATGGAAGTCGAGGTTCTGACCGAGAAGCCCTATCTCTTCTCAGGCATGTACGATCGATGTCACTATCCAGCACCAGGTTTGTACGATGGCAAATCCGGCGCGACCGGTTCGATCGCCAGTTCGAATGGCGAGGAGGTCCGCCCCAAGCTGAGCCGCATGTTGCCGCCAGATACGGTTTTAACGCTCTCGCTACCCGGCGGCGGCGGATTCGGTGACGTTAAACGTCGGGACCGGGAGGCGATCCTCAACGACGTGCTGGACGGTTACGTAACGCCGGAGGCGGCGAAACGTGACTACGGCTTTGAATACACTCCTCCTCACAAGTAG
- a CDS encoding DUF4286 family protein codes for MPIQSRFVLIASMDVDPAHEDLFNEVYDGEHVPHLLKVPGVHSVTRVKGVPFAFAIANGIKDMPAPKPIYTAIYEIDHPDVLKSAEWAKAVEAGRWASEVRPHTRNRHHAVYQRQSTSP; via the coding sequence ATGCCGATCCAATCCCGCTTTGTCCTGATTGCTTCAATGGACGTCGATCCTGCGCACGAAGATCTCTTCAACGAGGTGTACGATGGGGAACATGTCCCGCATCTCCTGAAAGTGCCAGGGGTTCACAGCGTTACGCGCGTCAAAGGAGTTCCCTTCGCGTTCGCCATTGCCAACGGCATCAAGGATATGCCGGCGCCCAAGCCGATCTATACGGCCATTTATGAGATTGACCATCCGGACGTCTTGAAGAGCGCCGAATGGGCAAAGGCAGTCGAGGCGGGCAGATGGGCAAGCGAAGTGAGGCCGCATACCCGCAATAGGCACCACGCTGTCTATCAGAGGCAATCCACTAGCCCATAG
- a CDS encoding MFS transporter yields MTRLALASMVGTSLEWYEFVIYNSMAALIFNKLFFPSFDPIVGTILAFSTYAVGYISRPIGGIIFGRLGDKVGRRAVLVYTLALMGISTLAMGLLPTYGSIGIAAPLLLVSLRTIQGIALGGEWAGAILLSVEHGKPQNRGLNASWTQVGPSAGTLLAAGAIAVTTTLLNEADFLSWGWRLPFLASTVLVFFGFWIRWSVEETPHFHQLQAGHATTKAPVAEVLRDHWRNLLVAGSVRIGSDVVYGLLAVFTLTYVTQKLGLSRTLALTAVLIGAGVHAISVPLLAALSDRIGRRTVYGLGALASIIGSFLLFGLFDTKSPAIIIAAVSVGMVFQAAMFGPQGAFVTEQFPTRVRYTGSSLAYTFAGVLGGGFAPLIFATLLREYPDTYAIPAYVTGALVITLIALLAATEKAGREID; encoded by the coding sequence ATGACGCGGCTTGCACTCGCCAGCATGGTGGGTACCTCGCTGGAATGGTACGAGTTCGTAATCTACAATTCCATGGCAGCTCTGATCTTCAATAAGCTCTTTTTCCCGTCATTTGATCCGATTGTCGGTACAATTCTTGCGTTTTCGACTTATGCCGTAGGTTACATCTCGCGTCCCATCGGCGGAATTATCTTCGGTCGCCTCGGAGATAAGGTCGGGCGTCGTGCCGTCCTCGTCTATACGCTCGCTTTGATGGGCATTTCTACCCTGGCGATGGGCTTGCTGCCTACGTACGGGAGCATCGGAATCGCCGCGCCCCTGCTGCTCGTTAGTCTCAGGACCATTCAGGGCATCGCGCTCGGTGGCGAGTGGGCTGGCGCCATCCTTCTTTCCGTGGAGCATGGCAAGCCACAAAATCGCGGGCTCAATGCGTCGTGGACGCAAGTCGGCCCCTCTGCCGGTACTCTTCTCGCCGCAGGGGCCATCGCCGTCACGACGACGCTGCTGAATGAGGCCGATTTCCTGTCCTGGGGCTGGCGCCTTCCGTTTCTGGCCAGCACCGTGCTGGTGTTCTTCGGATTCTGGATCCGCTGGAGCGTTGAGGAAACACCCCACTTCCATCAGCTGCAGGCCGGCCATGCGACGACCAAGGCGCCGGTTGCCGAGGTCCTGAGGGACCATTGGCGCAACCTGTTAGTGGCCGGTAGCGTTCGAATCGGTTCGGACGTGGTGTATGGACTGCTTGCCGTATTCACCTTGACGTATGTCACTCAGAAGCTGGGTTTGAGCCGCACATTGGCCCTGACCGCTGTTCTGATCGGCGCCGGCGTGCATGCCATATCCGTTCCCCTGCTTGCGGCGCTCTCTGACCGGATTGGTCGACGCACTGTCTATGGGCTCGGTGCTCTGGCATCTATCATCGGCAGCTTCCTCCTGTTCGGCTTGTTCGATACAAAATCACCAGCCATCATCATTGCCGCAGTTTCAGTCGGCATGGTGTTTCAAGCCGCGATGTTTGGTCCGCAAGGTGCTTTCGTCACTGAGCAGTTTCCAACACGTGTGCGATACACGGGGTCCTCGCTCGCCTACACCTTCGCAGGTGTCCTCGGTGGCGGTTTTGCCCCGCTGATCTTCGCCACCTTGTTGAGAGAGTATCCCGACACGTATGCGATTCCAGCCTACGTGACCGGAGCCCTCGTCATCACGCTCATTGCTTTGTTGGCAGCAACGGAAAAAGCCGGCCGCGAGATCGATTAG
- a CDS encoding RraA family protein, whose amino-acid sequence MNVKTALASVPKPPSALIEAFKDAPTSVISDNLDRLAGAVGLRPFHRSGRLVGTAFTVRTRPGDNLAIHKALELVGPGDVIVVDGGGDETRALVGEIMKNIAEERGAAGYVIDGAIRDVAAFSGSDFPCFARAVTHRGPYKSGPGCINVPVSIGGSPIAPGDIVVGDEDGVVSFPAAMADSLIEAVRAQIAREEETMKAIREGRYEGSYGR is encoded by the coding sequence ATGAACGTCAAAACCGCGCTTGCCAGCGTGCCAAAGCCGCCTTCCGCTCTCATTGAAGCCTTCAAAGATGCCCCCACTTCGGTCATCTCGGACAATCTCGACCGATTGGCGGGTGCTGTTGGCTTGAGGCCATTCCATCGTTCCGGACGGTTGGTCGGAACGGCTTTCACCGTGCGGACGCGTCCTGGAGACAACCTCGCAATTCACAAGGCGCTTGAACTGGTCGGCCCCGGGGATGTCATCGTCGTGGACGGAGGCGGCGACGAGACGCGGGCACTGGTGGGTGAGATCATGAAGAATATCGCAGAAGAGAGGGGAGCTGCCGGCTATGTAATCGACGGCGCCATCCGAGACGTCGCGGCCTTCAGCGGTTCGGATTTCCCCTGCTTTGCCCGCGCAGTGACCCACCGCGGCCCCTATAAAAGTGGCCCAGGCTGCATCAACGTGCCAGTGTCGATCGGTGGGTCACCGATCGCCCCTGGCGACATCGTCGTTGGCGATGAGGATGGCGTTGTATCCTTTCCGGCCGCGATGGCAGATTCCCTGATTGAGGCTGTTCGTGCCCAGATCGCGCGCGAAGAGGAGACCATGAAGGCTATTCGCGAGGGGCGTTACGAGGGCTCTTACGGACGGTAG
- a CDS encoding cupin domain-containing protein has product MTDQKKEFHNLDTPDDGLLRELAPGLTTRIFSGEHAMLSVVSFAPHAEGVLHHHPEEQWGVLLDGTAIRIQGGEEIPVRKGDFWRTPGNVPHTMRAGPEGARVLDIFSPPRPEYKKPGSGFGQT; this is encoded by the coding sequence ATGACTGACCAGAAAAAGGAATTTCACAATCTTGATACACCGGATGACGGCTTGCTTCGCGAGCTGGCGCCCGGACTCACCACGCGCATCTTTTCGGGCGAACACGCGATGCTCTCGGTGGTGAGCTTCGCACCGCACGCCGAAGGCGTGCTCCATCATCATCCTGAGGAACAATGGGGCGTGCTGCTGGACGGCACTGCCATTAGGATTCAGGGAGGGGAGGAGATCCCTGTGCGCAAGGGCGACTTCTGGCGTACGCCCGGCAACGTCCCTCACACCATGCGAGCTGGTCCCGAGGGCGCCCGTGTGCTCGACATCTTCAGCCCACCCCGGCCCGAATATAAGAAGCCGGGATCCGGGTTCGGACAGACTTAG
- a CDS encoding alpha/beta fold hydrolase: MPENRELALVRLPSQVDGVELNLSAIHRAGKAAPIVFLHGFGSTKEDYADIVRHEALAAHPFLAYDAPGCGETYCADLSDISIPFLLKTAQRVIEHFKLDRFHLVGHSMGGLTALLLAHKYPQHVLSFVNIEGNIAPEDCFLSRQILQFPEQNVERFFADFIDRTRHMPAYASALYASSLHHKVRAAAVPGIFRSMVDLSDSGKLMQKFIGLRCPKMFMYGEQNATLSYLGLLRTNGVRLTEIPACGHFPMYSNPIAMWTQIAAFLADV, translated from the coding sequence GTGCCGGAAAACCGTGAACTGGCCTTGGTTCGGTTGCCGTCACAAGTTGATGGCGTCGAATTGAACCTGTCAGCGATTCATCGCGCCGGAAAAGCGGCGCCAATCGTCTTCCTGCACGGCTTCGGATCTACCAAAGAAGACTACGCTGACATCGTGCGCCACGAAGCTCTCGCGGCGCATCCGTTTCTCGCCTATGACGCACCGGGTTGCGGAGAGACGTATTGCGCGGATCTATCAGACATTTCAATTCCGTTCTTGTTAAAGACTGCGCAGCGCGTAATCGAGCATTTTAAGCTCGACCGATTTCATCTCGTTGGCCACTCCATGGGTGGTCTGACGGCACTTCTGCTCGCGCACAAGTATCCCCAACACGTACTCAGCTTCGTCAATATCGAGGGAAACATTGCGCCCGAGGACTGCTTCCTCAGCAGGCAGATCTTGCAATTTCCGGAGCAGAACGTGGAGCGGTTCTTCGCCGATTTTATCGACCGAACCCGGCATATGCCAGCCTATGCCAGCGCGCTCTACGCTTCCAGTCTTCATCACAAAGTGAGGGCGGCTGCGGTACCTGGAATATTCCGCTCGATGGTCGATCTGTCGGACAGTGGAAAGTTGATGCAAAAGTTTATCGGCCTTCGCTGCCCGAAGATGTTCATGTACGGCGAACAGAATGCGACGTTATCCTATCTCGGCCTGCTTCGCACAAATGGCGTACGCCTTACCGAGATTCCGGCGTGCGGCCATTTCCCGATGTATTCCAATCCGATCGCCATGTGGACGCAAATTGCAGCGTTCCTGGCTGACGTTTAG
- a CDS encoding AEC family transporter codes for MNVLAIVAPTFGLIAVGYAAAVSGLVSEGAQKGISEFAFSIAIPALLFRTIVISQFPAMNPLLAWGAYYGAVALTWIAALALSARLLRVTPAAGVVAATSAVYGNIAMLGIPLALTAFGPKAAGPMALILAINTPLLWLSGTLQIAWIERKDGASIWALVLRLLLDLLRNPIIIAIAAGFFWRMTGAGLNSLVDRTCEQLAQAGSPAALIALGVGLMRFELRGEALSLAVMCFLKLIIMPLVAWTLAFPVLHLPPLVGDVIVLFAAMPAGANAYLFATQYKLLANSTSAAVALGTLLSAVTLPLLITILLMNPLE; via the coding sequence ATGAATGTACTTGCGATCGTTGCTCCGACCTTTGGGCTCATTGCTGTGGGCTACGCCGCAGCTGTTAGCGGACTGGTTTCAGAAGGTGCGCAGAAGGGCATTTCCGAGTTCGCATTCTCGATTGCAATACCAGCGCTTCTCTTCCGGACCATCGTCATCTCGCAATTTCCTGCTATGAATCCTTTGCTGGCATGGGGCGCCTACTATGGCGCTGTCGCCCTCACCTGGATCGCCGCTCTAGCTCTGTCGGCACGCCTGCTTCGCGTGACGCCCGCGGCCGGCGTTGTCGCAGCCACGAGCGCTGTGTACGGCAACATAGCGATGCTCGGTATTCCGCTCGCGCTCACGGCGTTCGGTCCGAAGGCGGCGGGGCCAATGGCGCTGATCCTTGCCATTAACACACCGTTGTTATGGCTCAGCGGAACACTTCAGATCGCCTGGATCGAGCGGAAAGATGGCGCCTCGATTTGGGCACTTGTGCTTCGCCTCCTGTTAGATCTTTTGCGCAATCCGATCATAATCGCGATTGCAGCTGGCTTCTTTTGGCGAATGACCGGGGCAGGACTGAATTCGCTGGTAGATCGGACTTGCGAGCAACTCGCTCAAGCCGGGTCTCCGGCAGCTCTGATCGCGCTGGGGGTCGGCCTTATGCGATTCGAACTCCGCGGAGAAGCACTGAGCCTCGCGGTCATGTGCTTTCTGAAGCTCATCATCATGCCCCTTGTTGCCTGGACGCTGGCCTTTCCCGTTCTACATCTGCCGCCCTTGGTTGGCGACGTCATCGTTCTATTTGCGGCCATGCCGGCAGGGGCCAATGCGTACCTGTTCGCCACGCAGTACAAATTGCTGGCGAACTCAACGTCTGCTGCGGTTGCTTTAGGCACGCTTTTGTCGGCAGTGACGCTTCCTTTGCTCATTACGATCTTGCTGATGAATCCACTCGAATAG
- a CDS encoding MarR family winged helix-turn-helix transcriptional regulator encodes MTIATTAAEKQLDLAALRNVPGFVIRLIQLKFFDGFYETFAELGLTPATYAILMLVRDNPGVVPSSIAALLRLQLPNLTKILHQLEDAGLVKRSRSKIDRRAIEITLTSKGEKLMRDAVRLTAPYNRRMLAPLNETERSTLIGLLNRICPF; translated from the coding sequence ATGACAATAGCAACAACGGCGGCAGAGAAGCAGCTCGATTTGGCCGCACTTCGCAACGTCCCGGGCTTCGTGATCCGATTGATCCAGTTGAAGTTCTTCGACGGCTTCTATGAGACCTTCGCCGAGCTCGGACTGACGCCTGCGACCTACGCAATCCTCATGCTGGTGCGGGACAACCCGGGGGTCGTTCCGAGTAGCATCGCAGCACTGTTGCGGCTTCAACTCCCGAATTTGACAAAAATTCTGCACCAGCTCGAGGACGCGGGTCTGGTGAAGCGAAGCCGGTCCAAAATCGACCGGCGTGCGATTGAGATCACATTGACGTCGAAAGGCGAGAAATTGATGAGGGACGCCGTCCGGCTCACGGCGCCCTATAACCGCCGAATGCTTGCTCCCCTTAATGAAACGGAGCGATCCACTTTGATCGGCCTGCTAAATCGGATCTGCCCCTTTTAG
- a CDS encoding ABC transporter substrate-binding protein — protein sequence MRVTSLLATCVSLLALICGSADAQETVKLGVLNDQSGAFASYQGIGSVIAAQLAVEDYGGKAGGRQVEVVSADHQNKSDTGVNIARRWYENEGVDAIFDVPNSAIALAVAGMSAEKNKVFVGSGAGTALLTGEKCTPNTVHWTYDTYAYGRGLGKTIVEQGGKKWFFITADYAFGHDLEKQASESVKASGGQVLGAVRHPLGTADFASFLLQAQASGADIIGIANAGDDTITSMKQAAEFGLTKDHKLVGLILGMNGIPSLGLQFAQGAQIMNPFYWDLNEATRSFAKRFSERIPSKAYPNDMQAGVYAGVIHYLKAVDKVGGAKDGRAVVAAMKELPTDDSLFGKGFIRKDGRKIHPLYLLQVKSPDQSKSKWDLLKVVGIIKGEDAFRPENEGNCPLSKQ from the coding sequence ATGAGGGTGACAAGCCTATTGGCGACGTGCGTCTCCTTGCTTGCGCTGATTTGCGGATCGGCCGATGCGCAGGAAACGGTGAAGCTCGGCGTTCTCAATGACCAGTCCGGAGCATTTGCAAGCTATCAGGGCATTGGGTCCGTCATCGCGGCTCAATTGGCTGTCGAGGATTATGGCGGAAAGGCTGGCGGCAGGCAGGTCGAAGTCGTCAGTGCGGATCACCAGAACAAGTCGGACACCGGCGTCAACATCGCGCGTCGCTGGTATGAGAATGAGGGCGTCGATGCAATCTTCGACGTCCCCAACTCGGCGATTGCGCTGGCAGTCGCGGGGATGAGCGCCGAAAAGAACAAGGTGTTCGTCGGCTCTGGCGCCGGTACGGCATTGTTGACTGGAGAAAAGTGTACGCCGAATACGGTGCACTGGACTTACGACACCTATGCTTATGGCCGCGGGCTCGGCAAGACCATCGTCGAGCAGGGCGGCAAAAAGTGGTTCTTCATCACGGCCGATTATGCCTTCGGCCACGATCTGGAGAAGCAGGCGTCCGAATCGGTCAAGGCATCCGGGGGACAGGTCCTCGGAGCCGTCCGTCATCCCCTCGGGACGGCCGACTTCGCCTCGTTCCTGCTGCAGGCGCAGGCTTCCGGCGCCGACATCATCGGTATCGCCAACGCCGGCGACGATACGATCACTTCGATGAAGCAGGCCGCCGAGTTCGGCCTGACCAAAGATCACAAACTGGTCGGTCTGATTCTGGGCATGAACGGCATTCCGTCTCTCGGGCTGCAATTCGCCCAAGGCGCCCAAATCATGAATCCGTTCTACTGGGACCTCAACGAGGCCACCCGGTCCTTCGCCAAGCGCTTCTCGGAGCGCATCCCATCCAAGGCCTATCCCAACGACATGCAAGCCGGCGTCTACGCTGGCGTCATTCACTACCTGAAGGCCGTCGACAAGGTCGGTGGCGCGAAAGACGGTAGGGCGGTCGTTGCCGCCATGAAGGAGCTTCCGACCGACGATTCCTTGTTCGGCAAAGGTTTCATCCGCAAGGACGGACGTAAGATCCATCCGCTCTATCTCCTCCAGGTCAAATCGCCCGACCAGTCGAAATCCAAGTGGGACCTCCTGAAGGTTGTCGGGATCATCAAGGGCGAAGATGCCTTCAGACCCGAGAACGAGGGCAATTGTCCTCTCAGCAAACAATAA
- a CDS encoding cytochrome P450, which yields MSQFASTRIDPFADEVLRDPYPAYQTFRELGPVFRIEPYDIWAMARYEQVDSTLKDWQTFISGEGVGLKGMNPALPRPMTLQIDPPDHEKGRRILARTMSPGVAKNLRDTFQKEAERKIGELVERGTFDAMTDLAIAYPLKVFPDAIGVSEEGRENLLAWSTFVFNSFGPDNHILARSRDPGLTAQKWIMDRCARSALRPDGIGTMIYEAADAGEITEHEATHLVRPFLTAGVDTTINGLGNTLLALASHPMQFAKLHERPALARNAFEEGLRYDSPVQTFFRTTSREVEMAGDIIPARTKVLVFMASANRDPARWQEPERFDVERPVTGHVGFGSGIHACVGQMIARLEGELVLTELAKRVKSIELIAEPERMLNNTLRGLKSMPVRVTAA from the coding sequence ATGAGCCAGTTTGCTTCTACTCGGATCGATCCGTTCGCTGATGAGGTGCTGAGGGATCCGTATCCGGCGTACCAGACCTTTCGCGAACTGGGACCGGTGTTCAGGATCGAGCCGTACGACATCTGGGCCATGGCGCGGTATGAGCAGGTTGATTCCACGCTCAAGGATTGGCAGACCTTCATCAGCGGAGAGGGCGTCGGCCTAAAGGGTATGAACCCAGCGCTGCCCCGGCCGATGACGCTACAGATCGACCCGCCCGATCACGAGAAGGGACGCCGAATCCTCGCCCGGACCATGTCACCGGGCGTAGCGAAGAACCTGCGCGACACCTTTCAGAAGGAGGCCGAGAGGAAAATCGGCGAGCTCGTCGAGCGGGGGACCTTCGACGCGATGACAGATCTGGCCATAGCTTATCCCCTAAAGGTGTTCCCCGACGCCATTGGCGTCTCAGAGGAGGGACGCGAGAACCTGCTTGCCTGGAGCACGTTCGTCTTCAACAGCTTCGGACCGGATAATCACATTCTCGCCAGATCTCGTGATCCAGGGCTGACCGCGCAGAAATGGATCATGGACCGTTGCGCACGCAGCGCGCTCAGACCCGATGGCATTGGAACGATGATCTACGAAGCTGCTGATGCAGGTGAGATTACTGAACACGAGGCCACGCATTTGGTCCGGCCATTCCTAACTGCGGGTGTCGACACGACGATCAATGGACTGGGGAATACCTTGCTTGCACTCGCAAGCCATCCAATGCAATTCGCCAAACTACACGAGCGCCCGGCACTCGCCCGCAATGCGTTTGAGGAAGGGCTACGCTATGATTCACCTGTGCAGACCTTCTTCCGCACCACCTCGCGTGAAGTGGAAATGGCGGGCGATATCATACCAGCGAGGACCAAAGTGCTGGTCTTCATGGCATCCGCCAACCGTGATCCGGCTCGTTGGCAAGAGCCCGAGCGCTTCGATGTGGAGCGACCTGTAACAGGACATGTGGGCTTCGGCTCCGGCATTCATGCTTGTGTGGGCCAGATGATCGCACGCTTGGAGGGTGAGTTGGTTCTAACGGAACTTGCGAAGCGGGTAAAATCAATTGAACTCATTGCCGAACCCGAGCGCATGCTAAATAACACCCTTCGGGGGCTCAAAAGTATGCCAGTCCGCGTGACTGCTGCCTGA
- a CDS encoding putative bifunctional diguanylate cyclase/phosphodiesterase, whose amino-acid sequence MAFPVNFIAAALASCMNDVRCWLTAAKPSPLESCRSGEAGPLEQLRLDNDRLRRELKRLSDFLDTSSEVVWETDDQLTITSGKEDLGLPAGQIGIKLAEALGINPLASKSWIEYLQALSNRKPFRGFEICLDGRAGDELWLEINGNPTFARGKFQGYRGTCRNVTERKLHEAQIAFLAAHDPLTRLANRRSFHELVERAVGTRGRHKRIAILCLDLDGFKSVNDTLGHGVGDALLLEVAQRLKSCAKTTDLVARLGGDEFAILRVDAADPEDASSLAERILASIGEPYFLDEHRVMIGTSIGINITACSENGTDEVIKNADVALYQAKSDGRGTYRIFQNEMNVRLQERLQLEVDLRQALQRSEFELFYQPIVNIESKQIVTFEALLRWHHPQKGTIPPTTFIPLAEETGLIVPIGDWVLQQACRDAASWPQDVRVAVNLSSVQFRRGALELSVTRALAAAGLHGSRLELEITESILLHDEEITRDILNRLRVLGVHIAIDDFGTGYSALSYLRSFPLDKIKIDRSFVQDLSRETSAAAIVRAISELGQALDMTIVAEGVETAEQLRILGDQRCTQAQGYFIAYPQPAAQLIRVIEELKAVA is encoded by the coding sequence ATGGCATTTCCGGTCAACTTTATCGCGGCGGCGCTTGCAAGCTGCATGAACGATGTCCGCTGTTGGTTGACTGCAGCAAAGCCTAGCCCGCTAGAATCATGTCGCTCTGGCGAAGCCGGCCCGCTCGAGCAGCTTAGATTGGACAATGACCGTTTGAGGCGCGAGCTCAAACGCCTGAGCGATTTCCTTGATACCTCTTCGGAGGTCGTCTGGGAAACCGATGACCAGCTGACGATTACAAGCGGCAAGGAAGACCTCGGGCTGCCGGCCGGCCAAATTGGAATCAAGTTGGCGGAGGCCTTGGGGATCAATCCGCTCGCGAGCAAATCCTGGATCGAATATCTGCAGGCTCTTTCCAATCGAAAGCCATTTCGGGGGTTCGAAATCTGCTTGGACGGACGTGCGGGGGACGAGCTTTGGCTGGAGATCAACGGCAATCCGACATTTGCGAGGGGTAAATTCCAGGGTTATCGAGGCACCTGCCGGAATGTGACCGAGCGCAAGCTGCACGAGGCGCAAATTGCATTTCTGGCGGCCCACGATCCCCTCACAAGACTGGCCAACCGGCGCAGCTTTCACGAGCTTGTGGAGCGCGCGGTTGGAACACGAGGGCGGCACAAGCGCATTGCGATTTTGTGTCTGGACCTTGATGGCTTCAAAAGCGTCAATGATACGCTTGGACATGGCGTTGGCGATGCCCTGCTGCTTGAGGTGGCGCAGCGATTGAAATCTTGCGCCAAGACGACAGACCTCGTCGCTCGGCTTGGCGGGGACGAGTTCGCGATTCTGCGGGTTGATGCCGCCGATCCTGAGGACGCCAGCAGCCTCGCTGAGAGAATCCTCGCATCCATTGGCGAACCCTACTTCCTCGATGAACACCGGGTGATGATTGGCACGAGCATTGGCATAAATATCACGGCATGCTCCGAAAACGGAACAGACGAAGTGATTAAGAATGCCGATGTGGCGCTCTATCAGGCAAAGTCCGATGGACGCGGCACCTATCGAATATTCCAGAACGAAATGAACGTCCGTTTGCAAGAGCGCCTGCAGCTCGAGGTAGACCTTCGCCAGGCTTTGCAACGATCTGAGTTCGAACTGTTTTATCAGCCCATCGTGAATATCGAATCCAAGCAGATTGTCACGTTCGAAGCGCTCTTACGCTGGCATCATCCGCAAAAAGGGACGATACCCCCTACGACCTTTATTCCCCTCGCCGAAGAGACAGGGCTCATCGTTCCGATTGGTGATTGGGTGCTTCAGCAGGCCTGCCGCGATGCCGCATCATGGCCGCAAGACGTAAGAGTTGCGGTCAATCTGTCGTCTGTTCAATTCAGGCGCGGAGCCTTGGAACTGTCCGTGACCCGCGCCCTGGCTGCTGCGGGCTTGCATGGGTCTCGTCTCGAACTGGAGATTACCGAGAGCATTCTGCTGCACGACGAAGAGATCACGCGCGACATTCTCAATAGGTTGCGGGTGCTAGGAGTTCACATCGCCATAGATGACTTCGGCACAGGCTACTCCGCATTGAGCTATCTGCGGAGCTTCCCATTGGACAAGATCAAGATCGACCGATCCTTTGTGCAGGATCTCAGCCGCGAGACGAGCGCGGCGGCGATTGTCAGGGCAATTTCCGAGTTGGGGCAAGCCTTGGACATGACCATTGTCGCTGAGGGGGTTGAGACAGCTGAGCAGCTTAGGATTCTTGGTGACCAACGCTGCACGCAAGCCCAAGGCTACTTCATCGCTTACCCCCAGCCTGCGGCGCAGCTGATCCGCGTCATTGAGGAGCTGAAAGCTGTTGCCTAA